GCCCAGGTAAGGGCCTCGTCTTGCACGACAGGGCCGCGTGCCAGATTCAATAGACAGGCGGTTGGCTTCATCCATAAAACCTTTTCGCGGTTGATCAAATGCCGCGTCGAATCGGTGAGGGTGCAGTGAAGGGTTATAAAATCGCTTTTTTGAAGAACCTGCTTTAGCGGGAGGCGCTTTTCTTTTTTCAAATAACTTCTTCCCGGCAACTTGGCCACAAGCACCTTCATGTCGAACAGACGGGCCAGCCTGGCCACTTTTTTTCCAATGGTCCCGTATCCAAGAATGCCGAGACTTTTCCCCTGTAAATCCGAAAAGGGGTGATCCAGATAGGCAAAGTGGGGCGATTGCGACCAAAGCCCGCTCATGGCCGCGTTGTGGTGTTCAAACAAGCGGTGGCTCAAGGCAAGGAGAAAGAGGAGGGTGTGCTCAGCTACGGTGGTTGTGGAATAGCCGGGTACATTGGTGACGGCAATTTTTCTTTTGCGCGCAAGGTCCAGATCGACGTTGTTCACGCCTGTGGCGGCGATACAGATGAGCCTCAAATGCGGAAGTTTTTTGAGGATCACGGCGTCGAAAATACATTTATTGGCAATCACCACCTCGGCCGATCCGGCCCTTTTGACAATTTCATCCTGCGAGGAATTTTCAAAGGGGAGGGTGCGGCCGTTTTTGGTAATCGGTGCAAGGTCGATATCGCCAAAATCAACCGTGGCGGCGTCAAGAAAGACGATGGATAGTTTTTTTGTCCCCATAAGCGCATGACTCAAGGCTGGAATTTGTATTCCCTTAGGGCCTTCTCCGCATTGAAACGGTTTCCCCATATCTCCCGGCCGTAGGTTTTCATAAAATGAACAACATGTTTTTTGAAATGAAAAAGGTCATCCGAAAGCGGACTTTCCCGGAGAGACCGAGCCCAAACGCGGAGGAGCCTTGCGGAATCTGTTTTT
This genomic stretch from Deltaproteobacteria bacterium harbors:
- a CDS encoding D-2-hydroxyacid dehydrogenase, with product MSHALMGTKKLSIVFLDAATVDFGDIDLAPITKNGRTLPFENSSQDEIVKRAGSAEVVIANKCIFDAVILKKLPHLRLICIAATGVNNVDLDLARKRKIAVTNVPGYSTTTVAEHTLLFLLALSHRLFEHHNAAMSGLWSQSPHFAYLDHPFSDLQGKSLGILGYGTIGKKVARLARLFDMKVLVAKLPGRSYLKKEKRLPLKQVLQKSDFITLHCTLTDSTRHLINREKVLWMKPTACLLNLARGPVVQDEALTWALQKNRIAGYATDVMVHEPPPENHPFFHPSLKNKILFTPHIAWASRESRQRLINEIGKNIQAFLEGRKKNRVV